The Neurospora crassa OR74A linkage group IV, whole genome shotgun sequence genome has a segment encoding these proteins:
- the cel-2 gene encoding fatty acid synthase beta subunit dehydratase, variant, with amino-acid sequence MYGTGTGAQTGVTTPRSSASLRPLTVSHGSLETSFLIPTGLHFHATQLKERFAAILPAPTDELAQDDEPSSIFELVARYMGFIATEVTQGEDDAQGSYEEVLKIILNEFERAFLRGNDVHALVSTMEGIDDKKLEVIRCYYLARSASNRAIKPYESALFRAAGENAAKIFTIFGGQGNIEEYFEELRELHHTYPAFVGELITTSAELLQTLSSHPDAEKMYPKGLDVLGWLQSPEATPDVDYLISAPVSFPLIGLVQLAHYQVTCKVLGVHPGVLRERISGTTGHSQGVVLSAITAAADSWESFEEHSKAALTILFWIGARSQQTFPRTSLAPSMLQDSADNGEGVPTPMLSIRDLPQAEVQKHIDQTNAYLPEDQHISIALINSPRNMVVAGPPSSLHGLNLQLRKLKAATGLDQTRIPHTERKVRFVNRFLPITAPFHSKYLAKASDLIAEDLKDVQIDSRTLGMPVYNTFTGKDLREEVEGNIVPSLIRMITGETVHWEKATVFQDATHILDFGPGGISGLGILTSRNKEGTGVRVILAGTVNGTVTDVGYKPELFDRDEEQAVKFAVNWVKEYGPRLVKNSVGRTYVDTKMSRLLGLPPLLVAGMTPTTVPWDFIAATMNAGYQIELAGGGYYNAKTMTEAISKIEKAVPAGRGICVNLIYVNPRAMGWQIPLLGRLRAEGYPIEGLTIGAGVPSIEVAQEYIETLGLKHISFKPGSGEAIQAVINIAKANPTFPVILQWTGGRGGGHHSFEDFHHPILNLYGRIRRQENIILVAGSGFGGADDTYPYLTGDWSIKYGYPPMPFDGCMFGSRMMVAKEAHTSLAAKQAIVDAPGLDDSDWEKTYKGPAGGVITVRSEMGEPIHKLATRGVRFWAEMDQKIFSLPKEKRVAALKASRDYIIEKLNKDFQKVWFGQNKEGKAVDLEDMTYAEIVRRLVELLYVKDEARWIDQSYTKLTGDFIHRIEERFTTTPGQPSRLQSYADLKEPYSAVEQILSHYPEAEKQLINAQDVQHFLLLCQRRGQKPVTFVPVLDENFEFFFKKDSLWQSEDLAAVVGKDVGRTCILQGPMAAKHATKVDEPIKDILDGIHNGHIALLTRDMYGGDESKIPTIEYFGGKLIESEIPLDIEGLTVSYDEHKNTYRLSSSPSVQLPSLDAWLSLLAGHQRNWRFALLQSDVLVQGQKYQTNPMRRIFAPARGLFVEILHPNNPEKTVILVKEQPRPNRYAEVIEVKLDGKNEIVVNMIKDTTALGKPVPLTLKFIYNPEAGYAPIHEVMDGRNDRIKEFYWRAWFGDEKLDLDSSVHEVFDGGKTTITSEAINEFVHAVGNTGEAFVDRPDKVMYAPMDFAIVVGWKAITKPIFPRTIDGDLLKLVHLSNQFRMMPGAEPLKKGDVVSTTAQINAVINQESGKMVEVCGTITRDGEKVMEVTSQFLYRGTYTDFENTFQRKVETPMQLHLATSKDVAVLRSKDWFMMDDVENPDIELLGQTLTFRLQTLVRFKNKTVFSHVETQGQVLLELPTKEIIQVATVNYYAGESHGNPVIDYLQRHGSSIEQPINFENPIPLSGKTPLQLKAPSSNETYARVSGDYNPIHVSRVFSSYANLPGTITHGMYSSAAVRSLVETWAAENKVGRVRSFHASLTGMVLPNDDINVKLQHVGMVAGRKIIKVEASNKETEEKVLLGEAEIEQPITAYIFTGQGSQEQGMGMDLYNSSPVAKAVWDRADKYLMDTYGFAITNIVRNNPKELTIHFGGPRGKAIRQNYMSMTFETVAADGSIKSERMFKEIDEKTTSYTYRSPNGLLSATQFTQPALTLMEKASFEDMKAKGLVPRDSTFAGHSLGEYSALAALADVMPIESLVSVVFYRGLTMQVAVERDETGRSNYGMCAVNPSRINKTFTEEALRFVVGSIAETTGWLLEIVNFNVENMQYVCAGDLRALDTLGGVCNAIKMMKIDIEKMRKEYSAETVKEQLVEIIKSCANDTQAKPTPLVLQRGFATIPLPGIDVPFHSTFLRSGVKPFRSFLLKKINKTTIDPSKLIGKYIPNVTAKPFAITKEYFEDVYRLTNSPKIQQILANWDKYQEEGVSGIPDAE; translated from the exons ATGTACGGTACCGGTACCGGCGCTCAGACGGGCGTCACCACCCCCAGGTCGTCTGCCTCTCTGCGGCCGCTCACCGTCTCTCACGGGTCCCTCGAAACCTCTTTCTTGATACCCACCGGCCTTCATTTCCACGCTACTCAGCTAAAGGAGCGTTTTGCTGCTATCCTTCCCGCCCCTACTGACGAGCTCGCGCAAGATGACGAGCCCTCGTCCATTTTCGAGCTTGTTGCCAGATACATGGGCTTTATCGCGACCGAGGTGACACAAGGCGAGGACGACGCTCAGGGTTCATACGAGGAGGTACTCAAAATCATCCTGAACGAGTTCGAGAGGGCGTTCCTGCGGGGCAACGATGTCCATGCCCTGGTCTCTACAATGGAGGGAATCGACGACAAGAAGCTCGAAGTCATTCGCTGCTACTACCTCGCGCGATCAGCTAGCAACAGAGCCATCAAGCCTTACGAGTCGGCTCTGTTCCGCGCCGCTGGTGAAAACGCGGCCAAGATCTTCACCATCTTTGGTGGCCAGGGAAACATCGAGGAGTACTTCGAAGAGCTCCGGGAGCTGCACCACACCTATCCGGCATTCGTCGGCGAGCTGATCACCACATCCGCCGAGCTGCTCCAGACCCTGTCCAGCCACCCTGATGCCGAGAAGATGTACCCCAAGGGCCTTGACGTGCTTGGTTGGCTTCAGAGCCCAGAGGCCACCCCCGACGTCGACTACCTTATCTCTGCCCCCGTCAGCTTCCCCTTGATTGGTTTGGTACAGCTGGCACACTATCAGGTCACCTGCAAGGTGCTGGGTGTGCATCCTGGCGTCCTTCGTGAGAGAATCAGCGGAACGACAGGTCACTCTCAAGGTGTTGTTCTTTCCGCTATCACTGCGGCCGCGGATTCGTGGGAAAGTTTCGAGGAGCATAGCAAGGCTGCCTTGACCATCCTCTTCTGGATCGGCGCTCGCAGCCAGCAAACCTTCCCTAGAACTTCCCTAGCCCCCTCGATGCTTCAAGACTCGGCTGATAATGGCGAGGGTGTTCCTACCCCCATGCTCAGCATTCGAGACCTTCCCCAAGCCGAGGTTCAGAAGCATATCGATCAGACTAATGCCTACCTTCCTGAGGACCAGCATATTTCCATTGCTTTGATCAACAGCCCCCGGAACATGGTCGTTGCCGGGCCTCCCAGCTCTCTGCACGGTCTTAACTTGCAGCTGAGAAAGCTCAAGGCTGCTACTGGTCTTGATCAGACCAGAATCCCCCATACCGAGCGTAAGGTTCGGTTCGTGAACCGTTTCCTGCCCATCACTGCTCCTTTCCACAGCAAGTACCTCGCCAAGGCTTCCGACCTGATTGCCGAAGACCTCAAGGACGTTCAAATTGACTCTCGCACCCTGGGTATGCCCGTTTATAACACTTTCACGGGCAAGGATCTTCGGGAGGAAGTTGAGGGCAACATTGTTCCTTCCCTTATCCGCATGATTACGGGCGAGACCGTCCACTGGGAGAAGGCCACCGTGTTCCAGGATGCCACCCATATCCTCGATTTTGGCCCTGGCGGTATCTCTGGTCTCGGCATTCTGACTAGCCGTAACAAGGAGGGTACCGGCGTTCGCGTCATTCTTGCTGGCACGGTGAACGGAACTGTCACTGATGTTGGCTACAAGCCCGAGTTGTTCGACCGTGACGAGGAGCAGGCAGTCAAGTTTGCTGTGAACTGGGTCAAGGAATACGGTCCTAGACTGGTCAAGAACTCTGTTGGTCGTACATACGTTGATACCAAGATGAGCAGACTTCTTGGCCTCCCGCCCTTGTTGGTCGCTGGTATGACTCCTACCACTGTGCCTTGGGACTTCATTGCCGCCACCATGAATGCTGGCTACCAGATCGagcttgctggtggtggctaCTACAATGCCAAGACCATGACCGAGGCCATCTCCAAGATTGAGAAGGCTGTTCCTGCTGGTCGCGGTATCTGCGTCAACTTGATCTATGTCAACCCTCGCGCCATGGGCTGGCAGATTCCCCTGCTTGGCAGGCTCAGAGCTGAGGGCTATCCCATCGAAGGTCTCACCATCGGTGCTGGCGTTCCTTCCATCGAGGTCGCGCAGGAGTATATCGAAACTCTGGGACTCAAGCACATCTCTTTCAAGCCTGGTTCGGGTGAGGCTATTCAGGCCGTCATCAACATCGCCAAGGCCAACCCTACCTTCCCCGTGATTCTCCAATGGACCGGTGGCAGAGGTGGTGGTCATCACTCGTTTGAGGATTTCCATCACCCCATCCTCAACCTCTATGGCCGCATCCGCCGCCAAGAAAACATCATTCTCGTTGCCGGTAGCGGTTTCGGAGGTGCTGATGACACTTACCCCTACCTCACTGGTGACTGGTCCATCAAGTATGGCTATCCCCCCATGCCCTTCGACGGCTGCATGTTCGGTAGTCGTATGATGGTCGCCAAGGAAGCCCACACCAGCCTGGCTGCCAAGCAGGCTATCGTTGACGCTCCTGGTCTTGACGACAGTGACTGGGAGAAGACCTACAAGGGCCCAGCTGGCGGTGTCATCACTGTCCGCTCTGAGATGGGTGAGCCCATTCATAAGCTCGCCACTCGTGGTGTCCGCTTCTGGGCTGAGATGGACCAGAAGATCTTCAGCCTTcccaaggagaagagggtcgCTGCTCTTAAGGCTAGCCGTGATTACATCATCGAGAAGCTCAACAAGGACTTCCAAAAGGTCTGGTTTGGTCAGAACAAGGAGGGCAAGGCCGTTGATCTTGAGGACATGACATATGCTGAGATTGTTCGCCGCCTGGTCGAGCTTCTCTACGTCAAGGATGAGGCTAGGTGGATTGATCAGTCGTACACCAAGCTTACTGGTGACTTTATCCACCGTATTGAGGAGCGATTTACTACCACGCCTGGCCAGCCTTCCAGACTCCAGAGTTATGCTGACCTCAAGGAGCCCTACTCTGCTGTTGAGCAGATTCTCTCGCACTATcccgaggccgagaagcaACTCATCAACGCTCAGGATGTCCAACATTTCCTCCTGCTCTGTCAACGTCGTGGACAGAAGCCCGTCACCTTTGTGCCTGTTCTCGATGAGAACTTCGAGTTTTTCTTCAAGAAGGATTCGCTCTGGCAGTCGGAGGATCTTGCGGCTGTCGTTGGCAAGGATGTCGGCCGTACCTGTATTCTTCAGGGTCCCATGGCTGCCAAGCACGCCACTAAGGTGGACGAGCCCATCAAGGACATCCTCGACGGAATTCACAACGGTCACATCGCCTTGCTCACCCGTGATATGTATGGCGGCGATGAGAGCAAGATCCCTACCATTGAGTACTTTGGTGGTAAGCTGATCGAGTCAGAAATTCCTCTCGATATCGAGGGTCTTACTGTCTCCTATGATGAGCACAAGAACACCTATCGTCTGTCCTCATCGCCTTCCGTTCAACTTCCTTCGCTGGACGCCTGGCTTTCGCTTCTCGCCGGACACCAAAGAAACTGGCGTTTCGCCCTTCTCCAGTCCGACGTCCTCGTCCAAGGACAAAAATACCAGACCAACCCCATGCGCCGCATCTTTGCGCCGGCTCGTGGTCTGTTTGTCGAGATTCTACACCCGAACAACCCCGAGAAGACGGTCATTCTCGTCAAGGAGCAGCCACGCCCCAACCGCTACGCTGAGGTCATTGAGGTCAAGCTGGACGGCAAGAACGAGATTGTAGTCAACATGATCAAGGATACCACGGCCCTCGGAAAGCCAGTGCCCCTCACTCTCAAGTTTATCTACAACCCCGAGGCTGGCTATGCTCCTATTCATGAGGTTATGGATGGTCGCAATGATCGTATCAAGGAGTTCTACTGGCGCGCGTGGTTCGGCGATGAGAAGCTCGACCTCGATTCCTCCGTTCATGAAGTCTTCGACGGCGGCaagaccaccatcaccagcgAGGCCATCAATGAGTTTGTTCACGCCGTTGGCAACACCGGAGAGGCCTTCGTTGACAGACCCGACAAGGTCATGTATGCTCCCATGGACTTTGCTATCGTTGTTGGCTGGAAGGCTATCACCAAGCCTATTTTCCCTCGCACCATTGACGGTGACCTGCTCAAGCTCGTCCATTTGTCCAACCAGTTCCGCATGATGCCTGGTGCTGAGCCCCTCAAGAAGGGTGATGTGGTTTCGACTACTGCTCAGATCAACGCTGTCATCAACCAGGAGTCTGGAAAGATGGTCGAGGTCTGTGGTACCATCACTCGTGACGGTGAGAAGGTCATGGAGGTTACTTCGCAGTTCTTGTATCGTGGTACCTACACCGACTTCGAGAACACATTCCAGCGCAAGGTGGAGACCCCTATGCAGCTTCATCTTGCCACCTCCAAGGACGTGGCCGTCCTTCGCTCCAAGGATTGGTtcatgatggatgatgttgaAAACCCTGATATTGAGCTTCTCGGCCAGACCCTCACCTTCCGTCTCCAGACCTTGGTTCGCTTCAAGAACAAGACTGTCTTCAGCCACGTGGAGACCCAGGGCCAGGTTCTTCTTGAGCTCCCGACCAAGGAGATTATCCAGGTTGCCACTGTCAACTACTACGCTGGAGAATCTCACGGAAATCCCGTCATCGACTACCTCCAGCGTCATGGTTCCTCCATTGAACAGCCGATCAACTTTGAGAACCCTATCCCTCTGAGCGGAAAGACCCCCCTCCAACTCAAGGCGCCCTCGTCCAACGAGACTTATGCCCGCGTCTCCGGTGATTATAACCCCATTCACGTTTCTCGTGTCTTTTCCAGCTATGCCAACCTTCCTGGCACCATCACTCACGGCATGTACTCGAGTGCCGCGGTGCGCAGCTTGGTTGAGACCTGGGCTGCCGAGAACAAGGTTGGCCGCGTTCGCAGCTTCCACGCCTCTCTTACCGGCATGGTTCTGCCCAATGATGATATCAACGTGAAGTTGCAGCACGTCGGCATGGTTGCTGGCCGGAAGATTATCAAGGTTGAGGCTAGCAACAAGGAGACCGAGGAAAAGGTGCTCCTGGGCGAGGCCGAAATTGAGCAGCCTATCACCGCTTACATCTTCACCGGCCAGGGCTCGCAGGAGCAGGGCATGGGTATGGATCTTTATAACAGCAGCCCTGTGGCCAAGGCTGTCTGGGATCGGGCCGACAAGTATCTCATGGACACTTATG GCTttgccatcaccaacattgTCCGGAACAACCCCAAGGAGCTCACTATTCACTTTGGTGGCCCTCGTGGCAAGGCCATTCGCCAGAACTACATGTCCATGACTTTCGAGACTGTGGCTGCCGATGGCTCGATCAAGTCGGAGCGCATGTTCAAGGAGATCGACGAGAAGACTACCTCTTACACTTACCGCTCACCCAACGGTCTTCTCTCGGCTACCCAGTTCACGCAGCCCGCTCTTACTCTAATGGAAAAGGCCAGCTTCGAGGACATGAAGGCCAAGGGACTTGTGCCCCGTGATAGCACCTTCGCTGGTCACTCTCTTGGCGAATACTCTGCGCTGGCTGCCCTTGCCGATGTCATGCCCATCGAGTCCCTCGTGTCCGTCGTCTTCTACCGTGGTCTCACCATGCAAGTCGCTGTCGAGCGCGATGAGACAGGCCGCTCCAACTATGGCATGTGCGCTGTCAACCCCAGCCGTATCAACAAGACTTTCACCGAAGAGGCCTTGCGGTTCGTGGTCGGTAGCATCGCAGAGACCACCGGATGGCTTCTTGAAATCGTCAACTTCAACGTCGAGAACATGCAGTACGTCTGTGCTGGCGACTTGCGTGCGCTCGACACCCTTGGCGGTGTGTGCAACGCTAtcaagatgatgaagatcgACATTGAGAAAATGCGCAAGGAGTACTCTGCCGAGACTGTCAAGGAGCAGCTGGTCGAGATCATCAAGTCGTGCGCCAACGACACTCAGGCTAAGCCCACTCCCCTCGTTCTCCAGCGTGGCTTTGCAACTATCCCGCTCCCCGGTATCGATGTGCCCTTCCACTCGACATTCCTGCGCTCTGGTGTCAAGCCTTTCAGAAGCTTCTTGCTCAAGAAGATCAACAAGACTACCATCGACCCATCGAAGCTTATTGGCAAGTACATTCCCAACGTGACTGCTAAGCCATTCGCAATCACCAAGGAGTATTTCGAGGATGTCTACCGGTTGACGAACTCCCCTAAGATCCAACAGATCTTGGCAAACTGGGATAAGTACCAGGAGGAGGGTGTCAGTGGAATCCCTGATGCGGAGTAA